A part of Melittangium boletus DSM 14713 genomic DNA contains:
- a CDS encoding MDR/zinc-dependent alcohol dehydrogenase-like family protein, whose amino-acid sequence MSSTTMVAAVLAGPRGARIERVSRPEPGPGTVRVKLEGCGVCGSNLPVWEGREWFRYPMRPGAPGHEGWGVVDAVGPGVTGFQVGHRVATLSSAAYAEYDVVGADSAVLLPPSLTGKPFPGEPLGCAMNIFRRSDIQAGQTVAIIGIGFLGALVTRLAANAGARVIAIARRPYALELARAYGASECIPLDDHFKIIERVKGLTQGFFCDRVIEVVGEQWPLDLAGELTRERGKLIIAGYHQDGPRQVNLQLWNWRGLDVINAHERDPRVYVEGIRLAVGEVSAGRLDPFPLFTHRFGLDELNLAFETMRTRPEGFLKAIITV is encoded by the coding sequence ATGTCGAGCACGACAATGGTGGCGGCGGTGCTCGCCGGGCCCAGGGGCGCCCGGATCGAGCGTGTGTCGCGACCCGAGCCGGGCCCGGGCACCGTACGGGTGAAGCTCGAGGGCTGTGGGGTGTGTGGTTCCAATCTTCCTGTCTGGGAAGGGCGTGAGTGGTTCCGCTATCCGATGCGGCCCGGGGCCCCGGGCCATGAGGGCTGGGGCGTGGTGGACGCGGTGGGCCCTGGCGTGACGGGCTTCCAGGTGGGCCACCGGGTGGCGACCCTGTCCTCGGCGGCCTATGCCGAGTACGACGTGGTGGGCGCGGACTCGGCGGTGCTGCTGCCGCCCTCGCTCACGGGCAAGCCCTTCCCGGGTGAGCCCCTGGGCTGCGCCATGAACATCTTCCGCCGGAGTGACATCCAGGCCGGACAGACGGTGGCCATCATCGGCATTGGCTTCCTCGGAGCGCTGGTCACGCGGCTGGCGGCGAACGCCGGGGCGCGCGTCATCGCCATCGCCCGCAGGCCCTACGCGCTCGAGCTGGCGCGCGCGTATGGCGCCTCCGAGTGCATCCCCCTGGATGACCACTTCAAGATCATCGAGCGCGTGAAGGGGCTCACCCAGGGCTTCTTCTGCGACCGGGTCATCGAGGTGGTGGGCGAGCAGTGGCCGCTCGACCTGGCCGGCGAGCTCACGCGCGAGCGCGGCAAGCTCATCATCGCGGGCTACCACCAGGACGGTCCCCGCCAGGTGAACCTGCAACTGTGGAACTGGCGCGGCCTGGACGTCATCAACGCGCACGAGCGCGATCCCCGGGTCTACGTGGAGGGCATCCGGCTCGCCGTGGGCGAGGTCTCCGCGGGACGGCTCGATCCCTTTCCGCTCTTCACCCACCGCTTCGGACTGGATGAACTCAACCTCGCCTTCGAGACGATGCGCACCCGTCCCGAGGGCTTCCTCAAGGCGATCATCACCGTATGA